The Sphaerisporangium siamense genome includes the window AACGGCGGCGCCACTGGTGGCGTGACCGCGCTTCGCAGCGTCCCGGGTGACGGGACCGTGAACGGCGCCACGGACGGCGCCGGCGGGAACGGACGGGGCACGGCGGACGGGGACTTCCTCGGGCGGTGGCGCGAGGTGCAGGCCGGGTTCGTGGACGACCCCCGGGACGCCGTGGAGCGGGCCGACCGGCTCGTCGAGGAGGCCGTGGACGCGCTGACCACGCGCAGGAAGAACCTCGCCGACCGCTGGAAGAACGGCGGCGACGGCGACACCGAGCGGCTCCGGCTGGCGCTGCGCGACTACCGCTCGCTCCTGGAGGAGCTGGTGGGGCTCAATCACGCGAACGCCGGGCACGCGAGTTCCCCGGCCCGTCACGAATCGAGGTAACGCATGCTTGCCATCGTCGCGGCGATCGTCTTCGGACTCGCCTTCATCCTGGCGCTCATCGGCTCCACCATCGGGATCTCGACCACCGCGCTGATCGCGCTCGGGCTGTGCCTGCTGGCTCTGCACCAGGGCGGCATCGGGACCTCCAGCGTCGGCTCCGGCTCCTGGCGCGGCGGCTACCGTCGCACCCGCCGCTGACGACGCGCATGACAGGACGAAGAGGGGGCGCCGGGACGGCGCCCCCTCGTCTGCGTTCCAACGGGCTTTCCACCACGTCAGCCGCGGGCGAGCATGCGTTCGCGGATCGGGGTGGTGCGGGCGGCGTACTCGAACTCCTGGCGGGGGTCCTGCATGGCGCCCAGGGAGACGATCTCGCGCCGGAAGAAGAAGCCCATGATCCAGTCGGCCATGATGCGGGACTTCTTCTCGAAGGTCGGCACCTTCGACAGGTGGTAGGCACGGTGCAGCATCCAGGCCGGGAGGCCCCGGATCCGGTGCCCGTACACGTTGGCCACGCCCCGGTAGCGGCCGAGGCCGGCCACCGACCCGGCGCTGCGGTGGACGTACGGACGCCGCTCCTCGCCGCGCAGGGTGGCGATGAGGTTGTCGGCGAGCCGGGCGGCCTGGCGGACGGCGTGCTGGGCGTTGGGCGGGGTGGTGAGGCCGGGATGGACGAGGTCGGGGACGGCGGCGCTGTCGCCGGCGGCGAAGGCGAAGTGGGTGCCCTCGACGAGCAGGTAGGCGTCGACCTTGACGCGGCCGTGCTCGTCGAGGGGGAGGTCGCCGCTCGCGGCGAGCGGGTTGGGTTTGACGCCCGCCGTCCACACCAGGGTGCCCGCGTCGAACTCGTCGCCGTCGCTGAGGACGATATGGCGGTCCACGGCCGATTTCAGCAGGGTGCTGGTGCGCACGTCGATGCCGCGCCCGCGGAGCTGCTGGGCGGTCCACCGTCCCATCTCGGGGCCGACCTCGGGCAGGATCTCGCCGGTGGCCTCGACGAGGATCCAGCGCATGTCCCGGCGTTCGATGGTGCGGAAGTACCGGCAGGCGTCGGCGGCCATGTCCTCCAGCTCTGCCAGGGCCTCGACGCCGGCGAAGCCTCCGCCCACGAAGACGAAGGTGAGCGCCCGCCGCCGTACGTGGACGTCGGTGGTCGAGGCGGCGAGGTCGAGCTGGGCGAGCACGTGGTTGCGCAGGTGGATGGCCTCTTCGAGGGTCTTGAAGCCGATCCCCCACTCGGCGAGGCCGGGGATGGGCAGGGTGCGGGAGACCGAGCCGGGCACGAAGACGAGGTGGTCGTACCGCAGCCGGCGCGGCGGCCCCTCGTAGGGCTGGAACCCGGCGGAGCGGGAGGAGAGCTCGACGTCCAGGACCCGGCCGCTGAGGATGGTGCACGCGGGCAGGACGCGGCGCAGGAAGACGACGACGTGCCTGGGCTCGATGTTGCCGGCCGCGGCCTCGGGGAGGAACGGCTGGTAGGTCATGTAGGAGTCCAGGTCGGCCAGGGTGATGGACGCCTCGCCGCGGTGGAGCCTGCGCTGGAGGCGGAGGGCGGCGAACATGCCGGTGTGGCCGCCACCGACGATGAGCACGCGCGGGGTTCGCTCCCTCATGGTTGCGGACGTACCCCATCCGATGCCGCCGAACAGGGGATTTGCCAGAATTGTCAGCTTTGCCGGATATATCCGAGCTGTCAGACCTGGAAGCGCATGGTGAGGCTCGTCCCAGCGGCGCCGGTGCGGAGGATCAGCTGCTTGGTCAGCCGGCGCGCCACCCACAGGCCCATGCCGCTCGTCGAATAGTCGTGCGGGGCGATCATCCCGGGCTGATCTTCGATGATCCAGTGGCCGTCGTCGTGGACGTCGATGAGGAGGTCGCCGCCTTCGCACCACACGCGCAGCCGCGCCTTGGCCGAACCGTGTGTCACGGCGTTGGTGGCGACCTCGTTGACGGCGACGAGATAGTCCCCGATGCTCTCCTCCGCCATTCCGGCCCTGCGGGCCTGGAGCGCGGCGAAGTCCCGCACCTCGGGGAGGTCGGCGACACAGAAGGTCAGTTCCCTGACCGGCACGCCGGACGGGAACAGCGAAGTGCCGCCCCCGTCCGCGAGGAAGCGGGGAGGAGGAGGAATATCGTCCTCGTTCACCCGATAACCGCCTCCATGAGCGATCAGACTAGGTCACCCTGTGCCCGGGAATGCCGTCATACATCGATGAAGATACCCCGGGACACCGCTTCGCGAGGGTGATGGCCTGCACGCAAGCCGCTTTCCGCCCGATTCAGTGCCCCGGGATCGCCCGTCTAATCAGCTCGCGCCCACGAGTTGTGCGCGGAGCTGGTCAAGGACCTTGCGGAGGATACGCGAGACGTGCATCTGCGAGATGCCGAACTCGGCGGCGATCTCGGCCTGCGTCATGTTGCCGTAGAAGCGCAGCAACAGGATGTTGCGCTCGCGGTCCGGCAGCCGGTCGATCAGCGGCTTCATCGCCTCGCGGTCGACCAGGGTGGCCAGCTCGTCGTCGTCGTCCGGGATGACGTCCCCGAGCGCGGCGGCGTCGTCGTCGGCGCCCATCGGGGCGTCCAGCGACAGGGTGCTGTAGGCGGCGGAGGCGTCCATCGTGAGGAGCATGTCCTCCTCCGAGATGCCCATCTTCTCGGCCAGCTCGGCGACGGTGGGGAACCTGCCGAGCTCCTGGGTGAAGTCGGCGACGAGACGGTTGAGCTCCGAGCGCCGCTCCTGGTAGAGGCGCGGAACCCGCACGGCCCAGGTGCGGTCACGGAAGTGCCGCTTGACCTCGCCGGTCATCGTGACCATGGCGTAGCCCCTGAAGCTGTGGCCGAGCTCGGCGTCGAAGCCGTTGATCGCCT containing:
- a CDS encoding ATP-binding protein, which translates into the protein MNEDDIPPPPRFLADGGGTSLFPSGVPVRELTFCVADLPEVRDFAALQARRAGMAEESIGDYLVAVNEVATNAVTHGSAKARLRVWCEGGDLLIDVHDDGHWIIEDQPGMIAPHDYSTSGMGLWVARRLTKQLILRTGAAGTSLTMRFQV
- a CDS encoding SigB/SigF/SigG family RNA polymerase sigma factor translates to MAAEDRSTFPQTDVTAEDLLRELAEPATDEERAARLREMIVEMHLPMAREIARRYRHRGEPMEDLLQAAYVGLMKAINGFDAELGHSFRGYAMVTMTGEVKRHFRDRTWAVRVPRLYQERRSELNRLVADFTQELGRFPTVAELAEKMGISEEDMLLTMDASAAYSTLSLDAPMGADDDAAALGDVIPDDDDELATLVDREAMKPLIDRLPDRERNILLLRFYGNMTQAEIAAEFGISQMHVSRILRKVLDQLRAQLVGAS
- a CDS encoding NAD(P)/FAD-dependent oxidoreductase; translation: MRERTPRVLIVGGGHTGMFAALRLQRRLHRGEASITLADLDSYMTYQPFLPEAAAGNIEPRHVVVFLRRVLPACTILSGRVLDVELSSRSAGFQPYEGPPRRLRYDHLVFVPGSVSRTLPIPGLAEWGIGFKTLEEAIHLRNHVLAQLDLAASTTDVHVRRRALTFVFVGGGFAGVEALAELEDMAADACRYFRTIERRDMRWILVEATGEILPEVGPEMGRWTAQQLRGRGIDVRTSTLLKSAVDRHIVLSDGDEFDAGTLVWTAGVKPNPLAASGDLPLDEHGRVKVDAYLLVEGTHFAFAAGDSAAVPDLVHPGLTTPPNAQHAVRQAARLADNLIATLRGEERRPYVHRSAGSVAGLGRYRGVANVYGHRIRGLPAWMLHRAYHLSKVPTFEKKSRIMADWIMGFFFRREIVSLGAMQDPRQEFEYAARTTPIRERMLARG